The genomic segment TGATGGCAGTTTACTAACCACCTCCAGCCGTACCAATGTCCAGAGTAAAAATCCTACACAACATATGTTAAAAAGGCGGTGTCTAAAAATATACGGTTcatgttgtaatatagttacaacgaagtaggtgagtactccaaagatcatacccaagggaggtgagCACTAAATTAATCTTAACCTAAGCACAAATAGAATGAATTAGTACCTTAAATAAACTATATTACAGCTAAACATAAAGATAGGGTTTTTAATagctaaagaaataaaataatataaatagaaaAACTTGGAAGATTTGTTATGGAAATTTAGTTAGATCtgagcatgggtgattagctcgcttcagtaATCATAATTAACTGTAGCTTCGGGTTCCTTGTTCAATCAAGTAGTTGATACCCAAacaggatcttctgatcttccaccAGAATAACGAGTCGGTAAGAACTACTTACTCTTGACCTCACAATCCAAACCGGTTCGaggctaaggtgttcacggataggccataccaattttgggttaattctcacctaaaTCACTTCCTAGAGTCTTCAAGGCTAGGGTTTGAGTTCTTCCTCTCCTGAATAGTTAATCCGTTAAGAAAACCTTACACAACAATTAATTAAACATACATCCACTTACTAATTCCCCATAAAATGATTAGTTCCTCATGAATCTCGTAAACATGATAAACTTGATATAGAAAATAGGCATGAATAATGAATCAAgagaataaattttatgagaaGCTTGAATTGTATTAAAGATAATGTCGAATCCACATAGAGTTGATTGAGTTTCATAGGTCGGATCTCCAAATGAAAGCAAACAACAAAATTGAAATAATCCTAaagcctaagaaaagagaaaactaaaaactaaaactatgaagaaaattatacaatctAAAAAGTTGTCTGTAACAtttgttaaatgagcctatttatagacatAGAGTGGTTGTCATCCTTAACCCTAAGTCAGTTGCCACTCTCGTGCTTAGGGTTGATTGTACGGGTCAAAATACCCTTGGCTTGTAATTGTTTCTTGTATAGAGTCAATGTCGCGACACCCCAGgtcctgtgtcgcgacatcgatgGCAGTATGCTCATCTTCAGGGTATCATCAGGGGTGTGTCACGACATCCTTAGTGTAACGACCTGATAGTCAGGGGTgtcgaaaagtgtattttcgggacTCCATACTCGTAAatcagattcgtaaatatttattattaaatatttatgaggttaGTTTAGTGGTGAATTAGATTCTGGTTAAGTCAATATCGCAAATTAGGAGCATTatggtacaaggactaaatcacgttaaatttaaaagttgaattatatattgaaataAACTAAAGGGGATAAAGTAGCAATTATGCCACTTAATTAATGATGGTGTATAGGTGGCCGACCATGGGCTAAATAAAATTCATGTGcctattataaatataattatgttaaCTTTAATGTatataataatgatgataatgataaaatgaaaacataacaaaaaaaaaatagaaagaaagtggaaagaaaaagatgagtgcatgcaaattaaaagaaagaaagaaaagaagaagatagtCACGTACGGCTAGGAAATTTTTAGGGTTTAAGCTCAAATTAGTTAGTGCAATTTAgtaattttcttgtaatttttacgtttttggaatcccgataccTAGGGCTACCTAACCTATGGTGTAATTTTTgtattgttcaagattttagatatcgacattgttgaatagtttaagattttagatgttgacattgttgaatagtttaagtattagggattaaatagatagatttttaagttaaaatggaaaaggattaaattgtgaaataaattgttgattttgagcaatagggactaaattgtaaaaaattcaaagttAAAGGGTCGAACTGGAAAAGAggaagctaaatttagcttagagtgaaattagtataaaaatttgagtttaaataagTAGGTTAAAATTAGTCTCAATTTAGGGACTAGATTGAAGGATAAGTaaaatatagtgtgaaaattgaattttaatatgaaatttaattgtgTTATATTAATGcagtttaattgttttattacaTAGCTAATGTCGTACCGGAATCCTCaagtaaaaaggggaaggataaaatcgacgtcgaatagctcagaattcacggtttgtgtttctataatccgaactaagTTATAAATTATTGCATTTTGAATTGTTGCATATGGTAAGCACTTGAGGTGAATACTTTTTTactttgaaattgaattgaattcgtagtcgattgaaatggattgatttggtatattatgaatttgaaaatatggagattgaattgaatatatgtttatatctgataatatgtatatatatgtgaaattgagacattggttgtattgaaaagtgaaatggaaccctattaactgtatcagaCTGAGTCGAATATAAATGGTATATCATAGGATAGGAAAAGTTTAGGGATTACTtcgactttgagtcgatgaggcactgggtgccaatttgcttcgatttaaccgatgagacactgggtgtcaatttatatagtgcTAGGTGcagttattactttggatttatcTAATGAGGCACCAGgtgtcaaactggtgtgttggttggatctgtgtgtCCATCCAAATCCCAGTCGTGTTAATAtgggaaattaaataataagtttatgtgattgatattgaaatgacaaagatgagaaatgaatataagatgagaaaatattgaaatggcaaagatagtaattgaatataaaatgagaaataaaatatgaaatgatgaaataaGATATGAAACTTGAAATGAATTCAAGTAGTGATCAAATAGATGAATCATGTCATTGTATGAGTTGATATATTCAAATGTCATATGAAATGCCAttgatatgtatatatctatttgaatatgtgaaatcttagtagatgtgaataaggaatgagcaaaattatattattgaattgaaactcTTAAACATAGCCTACTTGTTGCATTTTGCAGTTACATGcttatatcaagtttatattattcagattatagaaataccactgattTATACTCAGCGTGCGGTTTTATTTTCCGTGCGTAGGCTAGGTACTGTTCGACTCATGCTCGACTCAGCATCAAACAACAAACTCcgagctcaagtgtggtgatatcttattttgtaatggcatgtacctagggagtcTTTTGTTGATATCTTTGATGAGGTGTTGTTATCTTAGTTTCTAGTGAAAGGATTgttaaatgtgtatatggttgtggttgaggctatgttggtatgttagcctagtttatattttgatatgtgaTAGTTTAAAGTTTGGTAGCGTAGCATAATTCTTGGTATGTGCTTAGCTTCAAATTTGGTAAATTTAGAAGTTGAAAGTTAGTTGAAATATGGTAAATGTGATGTGAATGGaagtcttgaatgtttgatgtgttgttcatgtatttgaacatataaaatatggtaccaatgagggtacattagtTAGACATATTAGGtaatgaatttggtatattttgggcatgtttaatcatgttttgaaTAAGCTAAATGACTGGTAATTGAGTTGTTTAGTGTCCAAGCAAGTAGAAAATGGTAAACTTAAGCTTTATGGTACTTTTAGGTGcatacggcttggcacacgggcgtgtgtcacacacgagcaacatacacgggcgtgtgacccaagtaagtgagttacacgggcagagacatgtaTGTGTGTCTCAAGTTAGTGAGTTAGACGAGCaaggacacgggctgagacatggccgtgtgtctcaacttcgagagtcacacggcttggggcattccacatggacgtgtgtcccAAGTTTTTGGGAATCTTAAAAAATGATCCTAAACTTCTAGAATTGTTCCAAATTAGTCATTGCctatttctaaactatttttagggtctcaTAGACTAAAAATAGGGGTTATAAGAGTAACTTATACCCTGAATTGGAATAGATTAGCAACCTTAAATTAAGTTCATTCTACTAACATCATTgaagataaagaaaataaatagtcAGAGTATGGACCaatactctgatgctaataattggaatagtcttgcATGTACCTAACTTCTAGCATTCAAGAAggtataaatagtgataagagtgtagacaatggaagaccaagtttagcattACTTAACATGATTAGTTGTTCAATTGTATAAGACATTATTGTGACGATATTAGTTCACTTTTACTACAGCTTGCAATGTAATTAAATGTTCTAATTGGTTGTAATGCCCGTGACCCTAATTCGATGAGGGAGAGGGATTAGGGGGTATTGCACTTAGGCTATGTCGTGACACAGAAGGCCGTCttaaaattcttctattctgCTCCTTATGTTGTGACATCCAACTTTCTGTGTTACAACACAACAACCAGTATCGAGTTAGcacaccttctaatggtctcctacgCACTTGTAAAGCATATTGGCTCACCCTTAGGCATTATTGGGACCCTAAGGTCAATATAGACTCAAATTACACAATTACTTGAATTTAAATAAGATAACGAAAACTTCACTAAAACCTTAACTAAAGTGTTTGTATTCAAGCTCTTCAaatgcaaaaactagtttaatctgctacactgaatTACGACAGATCATTTACTAATTAGGGTGTGTCTTCAGGGCTCAATTGTGACACCCTGTGGCTGTATTATGACACCATTGGCACACTGCTCCTTTTGGTACTCTATTCACTACATTGTGATATCCAGCTCCGTGTTGCAACATTGTGGGCAGTTTACTATCTTCGTGCCTCCGAATAATGTCCGACACACTCACTAAACATTTTAGTCTACCTTTAGGCCCACTTTGGCCCCCAAGGTCGTATAAATTACCGGAATCGCTCATTTTATTACCTAAAGATTGAAAGTgagaaataaacgaaaacataacTAATTTGCTTTCCTACATGCTCATTAAGTGAATAAAGTAGTTTAATCTATTACAATAAAATACGATAGATCAAACTCCCCTACACTTAAGTCATTGATTGTCTTCAAGCAAGAAAACATACAAAAAAACATAATGTAAATGAAGACCCTTGAGCAAGTATGATAGAAAGATTAGTTTTGGAGCAAAATAAGTAGGAGTAATCGTAAATAGACATAATTCTGGCATGATACGTGAATGACTTACCACTGTCAACCTCAAACACCTCAGTTCAACATATTACAAAGCATATAAGCAAAAAGAACATCAAATATATTAGTCATCAAGAAATTACATAGGAATTTCAATAATACTAGTAGAATACATACAACTATTATTACAATCACTCAATACAATGtcaactcaaaaatatatttacctaggtcacataggacttttcggcTAGTAACATTCTGAGGCTGAAGGTTGGTATGGAATTAAAGAATAGGGAGCATCAAAACGGTTTCAAGCACGAAATTAGTTTGACACATCGCACTGTTCCCTATTCACCCTTTTTTGTGTCCATTTCCAACTCACTGTCTTATCTCTCATTCTCTCACCTTCCATATTTCTCCATGTAGGAAGTCACATTATAATAATAGCAACTGATGGTCAACTTAACGAGTTTTGGTGCACTAATGACAGAGTTTTCTATTTTTGTGACCTTGTTTTTGGGTTACTTTgacttttttactattttttcacTCACAATGCTTTTTTATTGCTTTGGTACTTTTTCCTCTCGTTTTgacttttttctaaatttttctttatttacacACTTTATCTTGACCTATAATTATTGTATCACATTATTTCTTCCTATTTcactttaatttttcaaaaatacatttatgtctctacgTATCCCTCAATAAGTATGGCCTGACGTCTAAGTTCGTGCAATTTGGGGACTAAAGAAAAAGGACAAGTACAATTCACATTTTGGCCTCAAACTTTGTACAGAGGTTACTCGAGAAGTGATTTCTGGCTCAAATATAGGTCTTCAAGGTCAATGAATAAGGTTGACTTTTTGGCTCTATGTTTATACCAaaaaatgccttaggtcatccctaggtatctcaatattcgtAAATTTAATCTACTAAGTAATCACAATTCTAGTCATCTATTATTCATGCTCGAATGCTCGTTTCGCTATATTTTCTCTATCATTTGGTATACTTAATTACTTAATGTCTATTcacagtgtaatatatagaactaaTTAGTCTAATAgttgataatttaaaataattcacaATCATGCCAAATTTACAGTAAACAGAATCAACCTAAATTCatactcctaaccaatcacttgtatttctacaagcacAAGCACACTTTCAAcaagaaaaataagaataaaaacaaagATTAAAAGTATGAACTAAATACATAATTTTCCTGACATATATTTACTATGTTACCCCCCACTTTAGATAGCACATTATCCCTAATACGCAACTGTTAAGAGTAAgaaagaagttacccgattgattGTGACGTTGTCGTAGCCTTCTGGTCAGTTATTCCTTCCTTGTTCGTTAAAACTCGTAAATGTAGTGCTTTCCTCGTGTAGGTTCCTGCATAGAAAAATTAGAACAAAATACCTATACTATTGTTAACCTACTCCtactctaaaataaaataaaaaatcatccaaGATAATTGTTTACAGtctctaaaataaaaattaaaaataaagttttaatagtCAAAATGGAGTGGCTGCCACCCCTCCACCGGAGCTTTTTCTTTTCCCGAAACTTCGGCTCGCAATGAGCCTGCACCCGACGAATGTACTTGTCGAGTAGGGTTGCGGATGACTAGCTCTCTATCTGAAGATTATTGCGGTTGGAATGTTGCATCATAATCGTGGTCATCATCATGCTCCGTATCATCCTCCtcttcctcctcctcttcatCCTCATTATCTTCTTCATCTTTCACATTTTCTTCCTCTTCCTCCTCAGATCGTTGGTGGTGTTGTATCGGGCCATTTTTTTAGGGGGTAAATTCGGTATTTGCATAACGTGTTGCCTTGCAAATTCTTGTCCAATTGGTCCCATATCTTGCATCCACCATATGATCTATTCAAGGTCAAGGATATCACTTCCCTCAGTTCCTTTTCATGTTGTTGATGTTGTTTTTCCTTTCAGGGATGTTGGTACATCTATCTTCTGTTTCCTTTGCTGGTTccaatcttttatttgtttttggttaAGCTTGACATATTGAGTATACATTAAGTCTCCAATTAAGATCTTCTTCGACCTCATAAATTTTTCGTTTGCTGTCATTGGAACCCTAACCTTTCTGCATAGTGTCATCACTAAGTGGGGAATGAAAACCTGACCTTCTAGCCCCTTATCCACCACTTCATACTATGGTAGATCCACTTCCCGATACATTCTTGTTTCTTTTGTAAAacaacatataacaaaatgactcaaaaattattaatgttagaTACATTTAAAATAGGCGTAATTCGAGTGCATGAAAACTACATCCACATTTTTGCTATAGGAAACATGATCGCTTGGTTAAAGGAATATGAGAATTTAGTACCCGATCAGTGCTTCCATTCACCCCTACCATTGATCAGATAATTCACAATGTTATCCATGTCTATGTTTTTGAAGTGTGTTAAATCAGTATTGTTAAGAAAATAAGACACATAATATAGTgcattgtaaaagtcacaaattTTCCTAGGGGTGACGTGCACCTCTTGACCCATTACTGTTATATCTTCCCAAACATCATCATAAGGTCTCCTAGATTCTTAGTCCTTAAATGATGCATAAAATTCATGTACTATCGGAATAACGGTGGGTTCTTTAGGGTTACACAAAAGAACTCTCACCTATGATACCGAACCACTAGTCCAATTAGTGGGTTCAaatatcatcatatgcatatttttattgatttttgttaaaatgaaaagattaaagtacccttaaataatataacttattttaataacGAATAGATGTTTCCATAATTTCTCTAATCGAGTTAGTTTTCGGTTGGCTCGTGACACTAACTTCGTTAGGggcttaaatataatataaatatatgctatAGATTATACATTATAGATATAATGTAACAACTCAAAAGTCAGAGGTGTCAGGAAACATACCTTCGGGACTCCGTTTTTGAGAACCatgattgtaaatatttattattatatttatttttttaattacattagaAGTGAACTGAATGATAGTTAGATAATTTTAATTATCAGTGTTTAAAATTAAGTACAAGGACGAAATTAAATGAgtaataaaaatagtaattaacattaaattttaaagtgGGATTAGATTAAGGgacttattaaataaatagaCCAATATTTATATGGGTTTTGATAGTATTTCTTGAATGCCGAACTCGGGAGGGGAAGAAGCATTTTCAGCCTTAATCTTTAACCCTTGGAACTCAAATTGGTGAGTACACTTTGGTCCTTTTTGCATAAACTTtgggtctgtttgattggcagtaaaatgttttccgtaaaatgatttctggaaaatgttttacttttctgtaaaatgatttactggaaaatattttctagtgtttgattgaatctgtgtaaaatattttctgctgtttgacagatttcttgaaaatattttccggaaaagttgtttttacatatattaataaatttatatacatattaataaatttttatattttaaattatttttacgcatattgcaatgatttatttataaataaattttttattaataaaagtttttatctaattaaattccaaatgttCATCTATTTGTAGATTATACCGATTTGATTTTACTTCTTCattattaaaacatttatttgtatttaaattttatattaatttgattctaCTTTTATCCAATCTGATTCTTGTGATACATATATTTAACAtgggatttaaattaaaataaaaaatactgtaattattagaaaatttcattttttaaaaactagTATATTGTATTAACTCGTACTAAATGATATGTCAAACTTAAATTGctacattaatatatattgggTAACTAATGCAAGTGTAATATGCAATTAAAAGCTAGAATTTAAATGTTACCAACACAAAAAATAAAGACgagataataaaaattattgaaaaagaaaagcaaaacagtAATCCATAGCACAACAAGAAACTAGTTATATTGTTGTTCTCTTTTTTCTatccaaacccaaaacaaaacatcaaaaccGCATTTAGTACTACCAAAGTCTTTTATGGTTCCATCTAAGATTTGCAATAAATGAATTTGAAACTACTTAGGACCAATGTCTTTGAGAGCACATATCTGCTCTTCCCCCATTGCAGACATAACAGACACAACCAGGTCTTTCCCCTCAGCAAAACCATCCATGATCTGCAATCACACCAAAACACAGgaatgtaaaattatataactACCATCTTCATGATATGTAAATTGGAaccaacatttttttttgttctagtATTAGATACACTTGAATTAGTATGCCAAGAGATTAACTTACCTCCTTACATTCTTGTTCCATTTCCTCATACGTCAATGCTAGCTTCTTTaccacattttcttttgtttgttcaATTGTCTGTAAAAGATCACAGAAATAGTAGTTAAAACCATCCACTATAGTTACCATATCTGGACTACAAACAGCAGCGACATACTTTTGCAAAGACTTTCGctcatgtttcacatttttatcaAAGACAGTTAAGGGCAAAGTAAGCAACCAACTAACCTTACTCAGTAAATTAGAGAGTTTTTTCATCTTGGCCTCCATCAATGCAATATGTTTCAGACTGTTAATGTCTTGTGAAACTGCAGTAGACCCATTTTGTCAAGGTCCTTGTGAGCCTTTTGCAAAATGTTagcaaataattcatttttaacttttaggCTGTTAGCAAAATATTTCAAGTACATATCAAATAATTCCGTCAAAAATCTCAAACAATAATGCCTTTGGGGTTCTGGCAAAGTGAAAAGCTTGACATGTAATTGCAATGGATCTTAAAACCCACATTACAGCAATTAAAACAGAAGAGTACTCTGAGGTTACAAATGAATTCCAaatccaaattttcaaattaatgttTCCAAACATAGCATAAATGAACACAATCACAGCATAAGAATTTATAGCCAGAACcacataatatttttcattctcaAAATAACTAATTACTTTGAAAGTAACGAGCAAGATAAGATGTTTACAGTGACAACATCAGATGATACAATAGCAACATGTTTCTTCATTTTTCACTCTTGAATACAACTTGGTCATGCATTTgcctaaaagaaatggaaaacacacATTTCTAAGCACTGAACTGAAGAGGTTGGAGTCACTACAACAAAAAAAATGTCTAGCAATGATGAACATAATCAAAGAGGTACAAGTCGTGTGAGTTAAGATAATGTCTAACAACCCGGTAAAATTATAGCAGCACATATATAAAAGAACAATACAGTTCAGCTAGTACAACATGAGAAAAATGACTATATTTTCCTAAAAGAATATGGGGTTCAATAAGGTTCCCCGCATCATAAGGCCAGAAAATTATAGAAGAAAAAGACAGAAATCGATGAAATATAAACCTCTCATTtgctttattattatatgaaaaaaagaaaaaaatcgttCACAAAAGGAGTGTGAGGAAGATTTTCATATTTGTATGCTACAAGGCGATTTTGTGTGATTTGCTCAGTTGAAACTTTGTTTTCAGCACAATGTGACAAGTCAACATGTATTGTTTTGCTTAGTgataaataatatgttttttttaagtaaCATCAAGGAATGAGCATGATTTCTTGAAAACCAAGTCCTGCAAACAAGTGAAGCCAGAGAAAAGACCTTATGTAACACCATTAGACCACAGTCCATGCACAAGAAACCAAACAgtctaaaaagaaaggaaatattaATAAAGGAACTCAAAACGGACATTGACTTCTCTAAAAAAGGATCTCAGCTCGTCCAATGAGTTCTCAAAACTTCCATACATTCTAATGGATAACCTTAGCCACTTCGAAATATGTGCTCTATTCTAATGACTGAGATGATTAATTGGGATAAATTTGTATCCGAATTCGAAGCCATACTCATACAGCCATTCATCTTGAATGAGGCACACCCTTACTCTATTTGCCTATGGTAATAATTTCATAGTGCTAAAATCAAAATGGACAATTCAAGCAAAGCAAATCACTGATACAGAAATCAAAGTTAACAtactgaaaataaaaagaaagaggaCTGTCTATGGTTAAGGAAATTAAAATAAGCATCAATTTTATTATGACTAGTGAGGACTTACATGCCATCAATATGACATTCACCATTGGGGAAGGAGCAATTGCAGGTGACAGTACTGTTGTTAATGGCCTCAGGCACATTTGGCGGCGGCGGTGGAGTAAACCAACTTGACTTATTGTTGCAAGGGTTTTCATTGTAATTCCAATCCTTCTTCCCAAGTTTTGTTGCTATCTCACGAAGAGCTCTTACTGCAAACccagaaagaaaagaacaaatattTGAGAAGCAATTGGAGGAACTAGTATTGGGTTGGTACAAATTTACAAGCAAATCACAGGATAATTCTAAACACTCAAGTACATACTCAAATGAACCAAACCTGCAATTTACTGTTTGGTTGAGATTAGTTAAGAAACAATGAAAGAAAAGTGGACTGGAATAGAGTAAAGTCTTGGAATATGAAGAGGAAATTTCCAATATCAGTTAGTAAAGAAATACTGTTAATCTTTAACACAACCTGAAGCAAGAAAGAAGTTGCAAAGCTGTGCTAACTTACCTTCATAATCTGGAGGATAGGGCGGCTCCACTTGGGCTTCAACCATCTGTATATAACCAAAATATAACCAAAACATCATCCAGCAAGAAAAGTCGCCCAAATAGGAGGCGAATAGCCCAATAGATAATCTGTAATCTTCATCGGCTACTATACTTTCTCTCAATTTGATGACAatcaatataatttattaaaataaaaatgttagaaatcaaagaacgagagaggaagagaggaaacaaaacagaatatgctgagaagagaagatgaagaacagaagaagaaaaaggaatgaaaaacggaagaagaagaaggagccTTACCTGGATTAAGGAGGAACCGGAAGAGGTCTTTGACCAAACTGATTTGCAATCCAAGGGGAAGGGAAAAGGGAAGGGGAAGGGAAAGGGGAAAGGGTAGAAGAAGGcatcattttccggaaaatgtcttaccgagtTCAAAAGCGTAAGACATTTTCTCCAAATTTGTAATAGGTTTTCCCGTGTTGCGAAATTGGTTTtacaaaaggaaaatattttcctgctATCAAACACTGGAAA from the Gossypium hirsutum isolate 1008001.06 chromosome D09, Gossypium_hirsutum_v2.1, whole genome shotgun sequence genome contains:
- the LOC121221081 gene encoding uncharacterized protein, whose protein sequence is MKTLATISQVGLLHRRRQMCLRPLTTVLSPAIAPSPMVNVILMAFSQDINSLKHIALMEAKMKKLSNLLSKTIEQTKENVVKKLALTYEEMEQECKEIMDGFAEGKDLVVSVMSAMGEEQICALKDIGPK